The Paenibacillus sp. FSL R7-0204 genome includes a region encoding these proteins:
- a CDS encoding ABC transporter permease, whose protein sequence is MFLAIREMRHSKARYSLIMVIMLLVSFLVLFVTGLARGLAYANISALKNMPANYFAVQSDADHTFRRSQLTDTELAAARSVAGEANATPLGVQTSTITAAGADVKADITFFAVDMTGMLAPDVTEGAGITNEVQGSAVADSKLEQSGVTIGSTIRDQASGMSWTVTGFVKDSSYSHTPVVYINQLDWQAMKQGAVQGGGSSGNANAPYNVIALDVTAAQAAQIADQQQSVEVITQKQAIASVPGYSAEQNSLLMMIVFLFVIAAVVLAVFFYVITIQKTSQFGILKAMGTKMSYLAWSVVGQVMLLSVASLALGILLTLAMNMGLPDTMPFELDGQTMAMTSLLFIGMSLLGSLISVARVAKVDALEAIGRTGA, encoded by the coding sequence ATGTTCTTGGCAATAAGGGAGATGAGGCACTCCAAAGCACGCTACAGTCTCATTATGGTGATTATGCTGCTGGTCTCGTTCCTAGTGCTGTTCGTCACCGGCCTGGCCAGAGGGCTTGCTTATGCTAACATTTCAGCGCTGAAAAATATGCCCGCCAATTACTTTGCCGTGCAGAGCGACGCGGATCATACCTTCAGGCGTTCACAGTTAACGGATACGGAGCTTGCGGCTGCCCGGTCGGTAGCCGGAGAGGCGAACGCGACTCCGTTGGGGGTACAGACCAGTACAATTACGGCTGCCGGTGCAGATGTTAAAGCGGATATTACGTTTTTTGCTGTAGATATGACTGGGATGTTGGCTCCTGATGTAACGGAAGGTGCCGGAATCACCAATGAGGTTCAAGGCAGTGCAGTTGCGGATTCGAAGCTGGAGCAGTCAGGCGTTACCATTGGCAGTACGATCCGTGATCAGGCTTCCGGCATGAGCTGGACGGTTACCGGCTTCGTGAAGGACAGCTCCTACAGCCATACTCCGGTGGTCTATATCAACCAACTGGACTGGCAGGCGATGAAACAAGGAGCGGTTCAGGGCGGCGGCAGTTCAGGCAATGCCAATGCTCCGTACAATGTTATCGCGCTGGATGTAACGGCAGCTCAAGCTGCGCAAATTGCGGATCAGCAGCAGTCCGTAGAGGTAATTACGCAAAAGCAGGCAATCGCCAGTGTTCCCGGTTACTCCGCCGAGCAGAACTCGCTGCTGATGATGATTGTGTTCCTGTTCGTGATTGCCGCAGTAGTTCTTGCTGTATTCTTCTATGTCATTACGATCCAGAAGACCAGCCAATTCGGTATCCTGAAGGCAATGGGGACCAAGATGTCCTATCTGGCCTGGAGTGTAGTCGGTCAAGTGATGCTGCTGTCTGTCGCCAGTCTGGCGCTGGGCATTCTGCTTACGCTTGCGATGAATATGGGCCTGCCTGACACGATGCCGTTTGAGCTGGACGGGCAGACGATGGCTATGACCAGTCTGCTGTTCATAGGGATGTCCCTGCTGGGCTCGTTAATTTCGGTAGCAAGAGTGGCCAAGGTGGATGCTTTGGAAGCGATAGGGAGGACTGGAGCATGA